A single window of Bacteroidota bacterium DNA harbors:
- the typA gene encoding translational GTPase TypA, whose amino-acid sequence NIAIIAHVDHGKTTLVDKILHQTQLFRENQQTGDLILDNNDLERERGITILAKNISVQYKGYKINIIDTPGHADFGGEVERVLNMADGVLLLVDAFEGPMPQTRFVLQKALALGKKPIVVINKVDKPNCRPDEIHDAVFDLFFNLDATEAQLDFHTIYGSSKQGWMGRDWKNPTEDFTSLLDDIISEIPEPHVEEGNLQMQITSLDYSSFTGRIAIGRILRGSIKVNQPISLVKRDGSVQKSRVKELYVFEGLGKMKVEEVGAGDICAIMGIEGFEIGDTVADFENPEGLTPINIDEPTMNMLFCINNSPFFGKDGKFVTSRHLRDRLFRELEKNLALRVEETGQADSYLVFGRGILHLSVLIETMRREGYELQVGQPQVIIKEIDGVKCEPMEILTVDVPLEVSGKVIELVSQRKGDMIIMEPKGDLTHLEFEIPSRGIIGLRNNVLTATAGEAIMAHRFKAFEPWKGPIPSRLAGVMISGEQGTAIAYSIDKLQDRGSFFVEAGDEIYMGQIIGENNRQDDLVVNITKEKKLTNMRASGTDDKTRIAPKINFSLEECMEYIQGDEYVEITPKSLRLRKIHLNENDRKRFKNSMASS is encoded by the coding sequence AATACTAGATAATAACGATTTAGAGCGCGAACGTGGTATTACCATTTTAGCAAAAAATATTTCGGTACAATACAAAGGTTACAAAATTAATATTATTGATACCCCTGGTCACGCGGATTTTGGCGGTGAGGTAGAGCGTGTATTAAACATGGCTGACGGTGTATTATTATTAGTAGATGCTTTTGAAGGCCCGATGCCACAAACTCGTTTTGTATTACAAAAAGCGTTGGCATTAGGTAAAAAACCTATTGTAGTTATTAACAAAGTAGATAAACCAAACTGCCGTCCTGATGAAATTCACGATGCTGTTTTTGATTTATTCTTTAATTTAGATGCAACTGAAGCACAATTAGACTTCCATACTATTTATGGTAGCTCTAAACAAGGTTGGATGGGTAGAGATTGGAAAAATCCTACTGAAGACTTTACATCATTATTAGATGATATTATTTCTGAAATTCCTGAACCACACGTGGAAGAAGGTAATTTACAAATGCAAATTACTTCACTGGATTATTCTTCATTTACCGGAAGGATAGCTATTGGACGTATTTTACGTGGCAGTATAAAAGTAAATCAACCTATTAGCTTAGTAAAACGCGATGGTTCAGTACAAAAATCACGTGTAAAAGAACTTTACGTTTTTGAAGGCTTAGGTAAAATGAAAGTAGAAGAAGTAGGTGCCGGAGATATTTGTGCTATTATGGGTATTGAAGGTTTCGAAATTGGTGATACTGTTGCTGATTTTGAAAATCCGGAAGGCTTAACACCAATTAATATTGATGAGCCAACTATGAATATGTTATTCTGTATCAATAACTCTCCTTTCTTTGGTAAAGATGGAAAATTTGTTACTTCTCGCCATTTACGTGACCGTTTGTTCCGTGAATTAGAGAAAAACTTAGCATTACGCGTTGAAGAAACAGGACAAGCGGATTCTTATTTAGTTTTTGGCAGAGGTATTCTTCACTTATCGGTTTTAATTGAAACCATGAGACGTGAAGGTTACGAATTACAAGTTGGACAACCACAAGTAATTATAAAAGAAATTGATGGCGTTAAATGTGAGCCTATGGAGATTCTTACCGTTGATGTTCCTTTGGAAGTATCAGGTAAAGTAATTGAATTAGTAAGTCAACGTAAAGGCGATATGATAATAATGGAGCCTAAAGGTGATTTAACCCATTTAGAATTTGAAATTCCTTCGCGTGGTATTATTGGTTTACGTAACAACGTATTAACTGCTACTGCCGGTGAGGCTATTATGGCTCACCGTTTCAAAGCATTTGAGCCTTGGAAAGGTCCAATACCTTCTCGTTTAGCTGGTGTTATGATTAGTGGTGAGCAAGGTACTGCCATTGCTTACTCTATTGATAAATTACAAGACAGAGGTAGTTTCTTCGTAGAAGCCGGTGACGAAATTTACATGGGTCAGATTATTGGTGAAAACAATCGCCAGGACGACTTAGTGGTAAACATTACCAAAGAGAAAAAATTAACCAATATGCGTGCATCAGGAACTGATGATAAAACCCGTATTGCGCCAAAAATTAACTTCTCATTAGAAGAATGTATGGAATATATTCAAGGTGATGAGTACGTAGAAATTACACCTAAATCATTACGTTTACGTAAAATTCACTTAAACGAGAATGACCGTAAACGTTTTAAAAACTCAATGGCTTCTAGCTAA